CAGTTTCACTCTGGTAGCCTCACCATTCTCGCTGCTCCACTCTAGCTTTCTGTAAAATTTAGGATCCGGTATAAACTCGTCCTCCTCATCCATGAAGCTTTAATATATCTGATGATCTTTTAACACCTCACACTCCTTCTAGGCCAGTTAGTGTTTTCTGAACAAACCTTTATAGTCATTATTcgctcttatttaagaaaaagacATGATCACTATTTTCTAGTAGTCCGAATGAGCTCTCTGATGCGCTCTGACTCACCAACAATAACCTTCCCCTTCATGCTTTTGTGTTTAACCATTTAAGTCCATTTTTTTAAATTCATCTGTTACTGTACATTATGCCTGTTCACATCTGTCATCTGATTCTGTTTACAGATAGGGGCCTCTCTAATGTCCAGTAATGTTGGCAGTGGATTGTTCATTGGTCTTGCGGGAACCGGAGCAGCAGGAGGCATTGCTGTTGGAGGATTTGAGTGGAATGTAAGAAAAACGACCAGAAAATacttaaaaaggaaaaaaacttGACACAGACGAATTGATAAGTATAGCGGTCAGAATAATTCAAATGACACAGACACCCACATAACACACAGCCATTTATTAGAAAtattattctaaaaagtaggaagTGACTGTCTCAGTTCAGAAGCTTCATGCTTGGAGAAATGGTCAGGTTCATCACAGCAGTGCAGCAAACAGAGACGTCTCCTGTTGCACCCGACTGAGTCATGGAGTTCCTtgatgtcacgttgagagcaggaggttaggacccaaggtgcaggaaatccagaacacacaggcaggagcggttgaaaagtaaaaatcctttatttaggagaagaaccaaaaatccaaggggTGAAGGCAAAAACCAATAACTAAACTAAGAccaaaatccaaaagctcactttCTGAACACAGACCTAGAGACTGagacaggagacaggagacaagagacaagagacaggagacaggagacaggagacaggagacaggagacaggagacaaaacaacactgaccaagacaatgaaccaacaaccacagagtgacaagacaaggcttatatacacatggagaacaattaaggaaacaggaagcaggtgtgtggagtgagggctggagggaaggcaggtgacacaaattatctaaatggggaaaacagaaccagtggagggcagatagacctaaaacataaaactaaacctaagactgagggaaggatatacacacacacaaaaacactgagcaggggacaaagaggctggagctacagaacgtgaaggaagacctggagggctggggatgaatgaatgacacagggcctgggaggaattgactttaaagggctacaaacataagacacaatattgagacgcagacacaggacatatgagggcgctatgagacacagaagggaatctagagagggatggagacgcATCAGGAGGCAcataaggaaggggcagacgcagaccatgacacttgaGGTTTATGGCTTGAATAAGAACAGAAGGTGGTGCTGAGAACCCACAGAGATCAGCCAGGAAAAATAAAAGTAGCAAATGTGTGCATTTTAACACAATTTCATTCCCATATTTGTGAaagataagaaaaactttttttttcactaATCAAAGaaaagtttcacaaatcacaaactttgTTTACCAGATTCTACTATCAGAGTAATTTAGTCCGTGTGTGGAGAGTCTAGGTCAGCAGACCCCGACCTTTTTTCCGCAAGCAGCCCCTTacctgtgtccaagacaagccagtcCCCTTTTACAGACATGCAGAGGTATACATGTTTTGAGAGCTTTGAATATTATATTGGGTGTGTCGctgggatttcataattgtaattTATACAAATGTAATCTTGGTAACCCCCAACTTCACCACAGACCAAGTTGTGAGGACCCCCTTGGCAGGTCATGAACCCCACACTGGGGCCCACTGGTCCAGGTGTCGTAGTTTTATAATAGCATCAGATTAAAGATGCTCATGAGTGGACAAAAGGTTAGAATAGCCCTCCAGAAAACAGATAGGAACCAACTTCacccctggatgactgagaacctttaccagcatttagatttatttattttatttacttaatTTCCCACTAATATCAATTTCCAATATAAAAAAATCTCTCTTTTTGCAATTTATTTCTTATTAATGTTTAAACTTTATGTCATAAATAAAGAAGGGTCATAAGATAAAACCCAAGCCTTGTGAACCTTTTAGAGGTATTTTATTTGGTCAGCATTTAAAATACCACATCTCCTGGAAGGAGATGGGAGCACTTATAACAAAAGCCTGAGGATAACTAAGGGTACCTGTCCAAAAGGGAGAGGGGGGTTGAAATCTGAATAAAGGAAACAGGGTTGAGTGAGCCACACGAACCTCTAAAGGCAACTCAAAAACCCTAAAACAAAGAAGTCCAGGTAACTGGAGCTCCTGTCCTTAATACAAAAACAAGGCAATTACAGTTTTTTTCTCAGTtggtttggtgcatttctcacaacagaactgatctctgcaccactactaaggctcttctcaaaacaattagtgcaaactgcaaaacatggtggacgactgagtcacttcatcaaaaagaaaagtcagttgCTCAAAATAAGTAGGcaatgcttcaaaagcaagtcccttaatcTAAACAGATAATATCttcatcaaaagcaagtacttaTGAGTCAGGGCTGTCACAATTACAAGTCATTCCACCAGCACCTGTGGTCACcaaatcaaatggtttgaacatgttctcattgtgacggatttctttgtaggtgcttcccaatgGCATGTCGTCTGGACAGCATGCATGGCATGTTGAAAACCATAAATTGTAAAGGAAAATCAGGACACTTCATATGCACTCTTGATAATATTTAATTGAAACTGTTCACAGCGTTGTGCAActggggaaatacagtaaaacaaacattttacagcaaacataaactcacttagacagtaaaccttactgcagtagttatgaaacaGAATAAAACTGAACAGACACTGCTGCATGTCAATCATTGATATCTACACGCtcccgtctgtctgcccacatattttcatcaacatcacagggaatgtcagctctatcgatgcatcggggaaagtatcttctggagtgtcgaatccaccctctgcaggactctgctgtgatgtcatcacaagctgcatccatagctgctagcagggccatttgggtatgtggatgcttgtcatataccttccacctccaggaagagaaaaacctcaattggatttaggaatggagtgtaaggaggaagaaactccataagcatcctggcgtgtgctgcaaaccactgcctgactacagcagagtgatggaagttaacattatcccaaaccactacatacattgtccgattgtcaccaggacacacaccagttttcattagtgagataaggttcacctgagaaaagtaatGTATGGAGATTTCTATGGAAACtctttaaaaatagggttttcaaaatgggtgtacaaaatgtttgacaagatgttcaacagttttgagtgcaatgacacaagcaatgaaatgaagactattagttgtaaggacaatgacAGTCAGCCGGTACACGTATcaataattgtgacattcatgataaaagcaaggagatggtgatgaatagcaagtcaaaagtgaccattctttagacatttgcacttactcaactgcttcatgtccaatGGCATTTGCctaggttgtgccaaaacgactacatgttgtggaggttgaactaactgttgtgcaaagtttaattctgttgtgagaaatgcaccaaagcaactgagaaacacTGTAAGCCAAGCAGTAAAAGAGGAGGATGAAGTCCCCTATGCAAAATACCAGTATCAAAGAGTTTATCTTTCTAATAACTAAGTCAATCATGGGAGAGCAAGTCAAGTCCCACCTCCATGTCACCAGCCTGGTCTCTCAACCAAACTCACCAGCTGCAGCCTTTTTCATAGGGAGCTGTCATTAACAGGATCAGCTGCAGCTCTTCAGGGAGAGTTTGGGTGATGGGTGCTGTCCGGGGTGCTGTAGAGTCTTTCAGCACCATCTAGGGGATGGTAACGGAGGCGTCTGTGACAAtcttaaataaaaataatgctTTTTTTTTCAAAGCACACAACAAAGCTCTTTTATTAGATTTAGGGGAGAGGAAAATAGGGTCACTAACACCTCTGAAAAAAGTCTGACTTTATCAGAATAAATCATCAAGGCTTCAATTTAATGATTTCAGCTGGTTTTTGAAGggtgtagtgatctgtagtttgtatatttatacactgtaattagatctaaatattataatcagaagtggttgttttcatcatcagggagtttacttaaacactctgtattgactgagagacaagaaaagagagagttgggatcgtttaagaatctttaatttctataattataaattcttacaatctactaggactaactccgtgatggatgcatatggatttggatgtttcgtgttggtgtgtgtgtgtgtgtgtgtgtgtgtgtgtgtgtgtgtgtgtgtgtgtgtgtgtgtgtgtgtgtgtgtgtgtgtgtgtgtgtgtgtgtgtgtgtgtgtgtgtgtgtgttcagaatctctaggctgacatagcgaatctggttgttatgactaggctaccacgaggcttcagaagctgatgacatgagcaccATTTTGCCGCAACtacgtaccctgtggagcctcccgtgtagatcaggaaatgccaggtcctcggaccttcagatgtgctggagctggtgaaacagcggtcgcagcactacaaagcccgtctgtgggtcgactcccgatatcagcggcaggcgtcagcgagttagctcttattttgaaggaacgtcgtcttgttgttcaaacgacggaaatctccagcttgacagttctcagcttaaagtagaaagtacatctgaccaggctgtacttctcttttgcggtgatggatcgagagctggttgaaaactacgttgagagtatgatgtaactcctttggagctcagatcgaacagagctgatgttaaaatggaactgagtataaaatggcgttgccttgttttatatctcctagttgtttacaaatcttagtaaaccggattggacaacttcattaaacaacccagattctgacctacggcagacgaaagttctgattggttgagaataatgtgtcatgcgtttcatgtcaatgtagatcagtctgtctggtgccgtcctgtttattcattaaacacataactcatgacatctttattccacagatcattcacctgattattaatgatcaacatatgctctgattagctttatcacgaataaagtactttgattaattaatggaaagcattcttcttctcttcttctgtctcttctcctggaatgtaaacatactgaaaccagcatccgaccttggcgattccaaCACGTTGTTACTTTtttaaggggcagctgttaagggcagacaataggatcttaataacgctacaagGGGATTGTCTTGTCTGATACAACAAAATCCCAACACCTAGTCTGTGATAGAAGGTTGTTCAGCACCAAACCTGTCCAGTTACTGGTGAACCTGATTGTGAGCAACAGTTGCGACACAGAGAGAGATGACTCTGAGGAGCATCACAGACTCTCAGAGTCACCCTGAACAGCTTTAACCCTCGAGTTTTAACCCTCGAGTTTTTATTGTTACAGCATTTTCTCAACAATAATGAAGAAAAGGCAACAGAAACTAGAACGTGCTACAATTCTTGTTTTTCAAATATTTGTGCAATTTTAGCGTTATTTGAGAAGTTTCCAACTTGATTTAGTTTATTACCTGtaacataaaaatgaaataatcaatgataatgtgtgtgtgtgtgtgtgtgtgtgtgtgtgtgtgtgtgtgtgtgtgtgtgcgcgcgtgtgtgtgtgtgtgtgtttgcaggcttCATGGGTTCTTGTGGCCCTGGGTTGGATTTTTATCCCTGTCTACATCTCTTCTGGTGTAGTGACCATGCCTGAATACCTGGCCAAGCGTTTTGGGGGCTCCAGGATACGAATTTACATGTCTGTTCTGTCCCTCATTCTCTACATCTTCACAAAAGTATCGGTAAgatgcacacacatgcaaaaaCAATCTCCACGTGTACTTTCAAGGTATACATTTATCCAATTTTCCAAAAGTTTCACTTAAGGAGTAACCTTGTGCTTGTGTTTGTCAGACAGACATGTTTTCAGGAGCACTGTTCATCCAGGTGTCATTGGGTTGGGACCTTTATCTGTCTACGGGCATATTACTGCTGGTTACAGCTATTTACACGGTGGcaggtacacacacatgcacgcacgcacactcaaatTGCATGGAGTGAACTGTGAATGCATTGTGACCATAGCCGTAGTGTCCTGTAGATGCATATTTCTAAACACTCCGTCATCCTTAAGTGCACCACTGAGTCATAGGCTTTTTGTAGTAGGCGGTGTATCTGGTTTCACAGTCTCAGCAGGGATTCTGTCAACCAGCAGTTGGTGTTTGGCCCCTTTGGTGTTGCTGCTAACTCCCTTCAGTGCCCTGCTTATGTACCTGAATCCTCAGCTTTGCAACTAGAATGACAGGGGCTTCTGTACTGTACAGAGGCATGTGACTCCCTGGTTATAGGTTTTTCATAATCAGGACTGTTCACAATTGGGTTATCCATGGGTAGCCCCATAGTAGCTGGTACTCACTGTGCTGCCAGGCTTTCAACTGTTTTGACTTGTGGTCCAGTGACcccagcctactggttgtgcagcgcaccatgcTTAAGACCAGAGGTGACCaggtcatgatttttatcttgcgaGACGCTtaataaaagatcattttcttttctgCCTTCCTTTGTCTTAGTCCGATTTTCAAGGATAAACAAacatgctgcctgttgaatgtgatgttTAGTCAATCATGCTCGCTCCTCCTCTGCCGTGGTCATTTACTATAATGTTTGAGCTTGTGAGATTTTGCATCTGACCAGGGAATGTTTGTGTCTGAAATCGGTTTTTGTGTAGTTTTTAATTTCTGCAGTGTCATTAATAACACACACCAAACACAGTAGGACCAAAACTGGTACATCCATGATTTTGTATCTCCACATTCGGGGTCTCCATGTTATGAAAACTGGCCACCCAGTTACAAATCAGGCCGAGTGAACTGGGCATCAGTCAAACATAACGTGGGGAGTAAAGTTTTCATAGTTCCCACATCCTTGCCCCATTCATTTAAACACTGTCTTATTTAGAAGTCCTAAACCAAGGTACAGTTTGAGTCACTAAAACAGAGTGAAGTTATTTTTGTTAAAAACAATTTTTAGAAAGTTAAGTAAAAGCATATAAAAATCTTGCTGCTCTTACCTGAGCCAGCTCGGCTTTAGTGTTATTTCACCCCTGATGATTATATTTTTATTAACTCATGATTTTGTGTAACTCTGACCTTTTCCATGAATGGCTCCCATAATATGCATCTATGCTCTGAACATAAAACCCAAAGATGCTCAGTAACAAATTTATGTCTGCAGGTGGCTTGGCTGCAGTCATCTATACTGATGCACTCCAGACTTTAATCATGGTCGGTGGAGCGTTTTCACTAATGTTCATAGGTAGTTTACACACTTTCTtatcatatacacacacacatctaattgTACACAGTGAGATGATATGCATAGTAAAGTTTAAACGATCAGAGATGATTAAAAACGTGATTTATCTTGTGTGGTTTAGCAGAAAAATTCTTTACAAATCAGAATTTGCATTCACAATTGTTTTACACGTTAAGCCCAAGGTTAACTTAATATTACCTAACCAAAAAGGTTTTATCGTGTTTTATCGTATGTCATAGCTTTCTCCAAGGTTGGGTGGTATGAGGGCCTCGTGGACCATTACATGACAAGTGTTCCCATGGTGACGGTTGCTAACACTACCTGCCATATTCCTCGTCATGATGCGTTTCACATGTTCAGAGACCCCATATCAGGTGATTTACCCTGGCCAGGCTTGGTCTTTGGCCTCACTGTGCTGGCTACATGGGTCTGGTGCACAGATCAGGTAACGTCACTAATATtaatatacagtgatccctcgtttatcgcggtagatgcgttccagacctggccgcgataggtgaaaatctgcgaagtagggacaccatatttacagtatttatttttattgaattatcgtatgatcacattctctttttgtgggtaaaactgaagaaaaaaaaattttacttgttttttttatacttttattgcaaaaagtgcattttatgatgaaattgatgaaaaaaatcaggaatttcttgatatttcacatagaaaaatatcgcgaatcggcgaatttcccttgaataaggctccaaagaaaaaatccgcaaagttgtgaatccgcgataaatgaACCGCGAagaagcgagggatcactgtatgctTGTTCAGTTGGATTGTGATAGACACATTTCTGCCTTTTAGAACAAACCTGGAACAAAGCCAACCTAAAGATATGTTTATATTAGTGGATAAGATTTAAATGGTGTTCTTCAAGGGACCCAAAGCACTTTCCATTATTcatgcactcacattcacacactgctggtgatggtaaacTACCACatggccacagccgccctggagcGGTTTCACAGTGGCGAGACTGCCATTTTACACCATCTGccactctgaccaccaccagcatagACAAGTtaggtgaagtgccttgcccaagagcAGAACAGCAGAATTCCCCGGAGGAGGCTGGGATATTAGATAGAAAGCATCATGGATTTGTTCCTGACAAACATATTATATGGCCAGTCTAGAGGCCATACACGCACAAATGTCTACCTGTAACatctaaacatgtttttcttaggcccgcccacaaatgagtttctggctatgctaatggtgacatatgacagacttctctgagctccgcagccacttTTCacttcgcgcaccccctagcggcagctcaagCTCAAGATTATGTTTATCTGTGTGATGCAGCAGCAGGGAGATCTATAGCATCAGATACAGAAAGTCTGACCTAAATATTCAGTTGATTTACCACATTATTAATGGTGTTTAATGCTGCCCAAAAGAAGGTTACTAAAACTTGGCTTGGATCCAATAACTGAAGAAAGCAACAAATGTCAGAAGAACTGAGTCCTCTAGCTCCACCCACTAGTGGAGATAAAAACTGCTCAGTCACAAATACAGTTCATGAGTGTACTTGTGTGAATTCAGAAAAATATCTGATGTTTTTTAATGAATGAAGGAATTCTAAACATGGTTTTATTTGTACGTTGTCCTGAACAGTCAGGTTGTATCTTAATGTTAGCAGTGATGGCTTGTTTTAAACCCGGGGTTCTTAAAGCAACACATGTTGGTGCCAGATccaacatgcatgtgtgtgtgtgtgtgtgtgtgtgtgtgtgtgtgtgtgtgtgtgtgtgtaggtcatAGTTCAAAGGTCACTGTCGGCCAAATCTTTGTCACACGCCAaagcaggcagtgttctgggaggCTACCTAAAGCTGATGCCCATGTTCTTCATCGTGATGCCAGGCATGATAAGTCGAGCTCTTTTCCCAGGTAAATCTGCGGAACATATTTCTTTTTCCGTATTCCTTCTTAAATTACAAAGAAATCAAAGAAAGGGCACCCAACTCATTCAAAAATAAATAGTCTTGGCCCTATTACTAATCACCGGCTAAAACTTTTGTATAAGATACTGGTCATTTATTCCTTTGGGTTGAAGAGTTTCTATAAAGAAGAAAGATTAAATAATGATGCCATGTAAAGAATTGGGAGTGGTTAAGGATCTTATAGCACAAAGACATTTTAGAAATGCCCTTGTAGATGTGATTTCTAATGAATGAGAATGTAGATTTATTCTGAAGTTCATCTCAATAGTCAGAAAACTAACTATCCATCTGTTTCTGATCAGTTGTAGCTCACTCTTCTCTGTGCTTGCAGATGAGATTGGGTGTGTTGATCCAGCTTTGTGCAGGAGTATTTGTGGAGCATCTGTTGGATGTTCCAACATGGCTTACCCCAAACTGGTGGTGGAACTAATGCCAGTGGGTGAGTCGCTGATTAACTCCACTGCATTTGAAAAGGCCTTTTCTAAACGCGAGAGAACGTTTGTGTACAGAAAAGATAAAAAAGACAGTCacagtgtttgtgtgcgtgcgtgtgtgtgtgagagagagagcgagagagagagagagagcgagagagagagagagagagagagcgagagagagggcgagagagagagggagagagacagagagagagagagagagagagagagagagagagagagagagagagagaaagagagagagagagcaagagagagagagagagagagagagagagagggcgagagagagagagtgagggcgagagagagagagagagagagagggggcgagagagagagagagagagcgagagagagagcaagagagagagagcgagagagagagagagagagacagagagtgagagagagagagagggggcgagagagagagagagcgagagagagagagagcgagagagagagcaagagagagagagagcgagagagagagagagagagagagagagagacagagagagagagagggggcgagagagagagagaaagagagagagagagagagagagagcgagagagagagagtgagggcgagagagagagcgagagagagagggggcgagagagagagagagagcgagagagagagagcgagagagagggcgagagagagagagagcgagagagagagcaagagagagagagcgagagagagagagagagagacagagagtgagagagagagagagggggcgagagagagagagagcgagagagagagagagcgagagagagagcaagagagagagagcgagagagagagagagagacagagagagagagagggggcgagagagagagagaaagagagagagagagagagagagagagagcgagagagagagagtgagggcgagagagagagcgagagagagagggggcgagagagagagagagagcgagagagagagagcgagagagagggcgagagagagagagagagcgagagagagagggggggcgagagagagagggggggcgagagagagagagcgagagagagggcgagagagagagagagagagagagagagagagagagagagagagagagatgcgtgGCTTGAGTAGACAGTAAAGTACAAACTACAGTTTTGTAAAGAAGGTAGTATATGTT
This Nothobranchius furzeri strain GRZ-AD chromosome 16, NfurGRZ-RIMD1, whole genome shotgun sequence DNA region includes the following protein-coding sequences:
- the slc5a9 gene encoding sodium/glucose cotransporter 4 isoform X2, which produces MAITMDTGWRTSGFTTGAPPGTSQSVDAADIAVVVTYFVIVMVVGIWSSTRANRTTVGGYFLAGRSMTWWPIGASLMSSNVGSGLFIGLAGTGAAGGIAVGGFEWNASWVLVALGWIFIPVYISSGVVTMPEYLAKRFGGSRIRIYMSVLSLILYIFTKVSTDMFSGALFIQVSLGWDLYLSTGILLLVTAIYTVAGGLAAVIYTDALQTLIMVGGAFSLMFIAFSKVGWYEGLVDHYMTSVPMVTVANTTCHIPRHDAFHMFRDPISGDLPWPGLVFGLTVLATWVWCTDQVIVQRSLSAKSLSHAKAGSVLGGYLKLMPMFFIVMPGMISRALFPDEIGCVDPALCRSICGASVGCSNMAYPKLVVELMPVGLRGLMLAVILAALMSSLTSIFNSSSTLFTLDLYHRARPRASEMELMIVGRVFILVLMCISLLWIPVVQTANSGQLFDYIQSVTSFLAPPITAVFVMAIFWPRANEQGAFWGLMTGLAVGLTRMIMEFSYFPPSCGQPDHRPSVVTDVHYLYFALILLALTCLVIVVVSLVTAPIPKEHIDLVVQK